aactacccttattaaactcatgcattaattacgtagttctctcattttcctctctgccttggtcgcagtgcacaatattgagcactcctatatgactagctgctctatctacatgcgggacatcaaagcatccgggcccgcgtgccatccaccaaatcacagcgaggtgctatagtcgaaactcaccggtcaccccggtgtggccgtcatgacccgtcatatcacaaaacccacacctttaccagcagtggtaaagtggcctcaaagttggactggacgaagcaaccatcatttcactcgaaCGCTCGTTGAAGCCTTTTCTCCCCTTtattgaagaaaacctcactccaggctactcatttctgccatttttcttctgtaccgacgaaggaaaggtgggcgaatcagtgatgtagctatattttcattccaagaatcttctttttgcgaagcaccgaccgattctcacagcctattcttttcccgttttcattgcgattgtggtttcctttcgattgctttttgtttgtcagttcattgatggatcctggagcaccaggcaaagagttgccggcggacaacccactagAGACAgtgatctccaggaagcgagcactgaccaacgagttgaccatgttggcggccCAAcacatggagacgaagaactccaagaaacaagcactgacCAAAGAGGTGACGACGTTGGCGggcgaactcctcaaagaaagttggaagaacagcaagggccccaccgtgcctaccccagaaactctgatgGCCACCTATGCAAGGCTCAAGGCCAAGTTttaggagatagtcgccgttgagaagcaatattcccctggcaaggtgatggcccccatcgaggacgaggagatggcccccggagggatgggatcccccggtgagctgcacaaggtaaaaaataatggcttattaccatagttgtggtttatgattatttgcaatgtgcttgctaatatgttagggttgtgcaggtgcgggtggacgtccttgatgattccgatgtcgcggcctGTCCCGTGGAGaacgccccagagatcgttttcgatgtcgcagtccgtcctgttggcatcgccccggagatcgattccgatgccgctgtccatcctgtggacatcgccccagagattgaTTCCGATGTcacggtcagtcctgtggacatcgccccagagatcgatttcCATGCCGCtatccgtgctgtggtcattgcccgagagatcgatgacaagaaatagttggtcgcgctaatccttcagggtagtttgcattgcccaatgtttaattaccagaatgatgcgtgttatcaaaccatcttagggctagtgcactgtcttgtgtgggcggtacttgctacttttgtttgatagtgaatcatgcgaaccctctccgagttatggaaacagatgtatcctcaccagcttttgatgtaatatatggcatgcttagatgtaagtttgaactatttatcatatcagcagggcttgtttgatgattcttggtgttagtaggctagctactgtgcgagctatagtacttgcaaaacactcaccgaagagaaacattggggctgatgagctcgtggtacgcttatacttatccgtcgtcgatcgaccaatagcccaagctcctaaaattgtaggcttagtcgacacggatacattcaggccttatttggttcatagggtaggaaaatcgtagcaaaagtacagaggcGTACAACagaaaatcatagcagtacagagacgtactccctccgttccaaaatagatgacctataggcgggctagtttggcctagtggttTTTTTTGAGgatggcctagtgggtttcagtgatatgacgtggtacagtgccgtccagtcttcacGTGTgctagcagtattgcgggtacagtaagttttcttgaagaagcgaaattcaacgaagtcatgatggttccttcgtccgaccaacttacagtgggaaaggttgggcctgcgatacgaccggggtagaccaggataattttttcaaaacaatagtatcactgctgatttatatttatttttttatttctgatgaatgctagcatttcaactcttacgacgaagagtgccaaacacggcacgtgctggatgtcccacacgtcagcgaaaggagtgggacatgaacatcgtggtagagcccagcgcaaaaaaaacagcatggtagagcatctccacttcttccgcttctgggtcggagaccacacgtagtagtactagtggtatgaacgatacaaagtgcgacctagagagaaagacacgtctagttggaaggtctcggggcatacacgtaaacaaatataaaagctaatatgtgcctccaactaatatagtagtagtagagtacttaggcacgtactccataacatcaccgtgcattgcacgcacAACATTTAGTGatacttagggcatctccagcgctggccctcaaattacaccggcatctgtccgaggacactgatggatgccatccaatgctgcccgcatacctttcgacaactatatgaactaaccggacgaaattcatgcaaacaaagcaaatttcaaattaaccggatgaaattcattacatttcgaaaacttttcctataaactggacgaaattcattacatattttgcacaaaccatactaaaacctactataaacctaatctaaatgatcaccggcgcccgaccaccatgtccggccatgaacctgAGAAAGCCGGctattgcctttgcctcctcctcatccgcctcgataacctcctcctccgaaGCACAAGATTCTGAAGATTTctgcctccacgtcgccgtcaagcggctaatcggccgccgatgtttatcCTACCAAGCATGGTGttgactgagtggaggagcggtgacCTTCCTGGGAACaaagcggcggcgacctaccgtctactactcttcctcgctgccggctgcgcccgcacacgcgcgccggcttcgtggtcgtggcggcggagggcggccgggggggagccggcgatctcctttgtctgctcctgtgacagtacgtccaagagagctttgtagcgcgcccggagcggggccgccgatgtccttcgtctgctcctgtgacagtacgtccaagagagctttggagcgccaggaggccatggttggagtggtgccgacagaaggaagggaccggaggagaaggagtgtgggtctttggctatggctgggagctggggctcaagttaatatagcaggcaaatggcaatgagccgcggcagacaaATGGACagttggcgccggagtaggttcatCGGCAGCTGcgtgtcattaatgtgggcggcggaCGGAAGGATAGCCGTGGTGTCGTTAACGCGGAAcagtcgcttgcaccgggatgccgcgcgggtggcgctctctcggccgtcgcgctgctgcaatgccggcgccagtgagaggtctcgtcgggcgtgaatgcggacgctgcttcagtgacttaaccgcaggtgcattgtatcactgacatgtgggcccaacgggcatctggcccgcatgtcagtgacacaccaaccgcacctgcagttaaggccggtgaatgcggcattgacgttcttgagagacggtgatcgtttcaggcgggaagcgcgcgctagcgatggaaggggtttcggtaggccagggcggtcagacgctggcatggtggtaaaatgtgaactcatggatgacgagcctttgaagcgtatgcggcacgtattgacaaccaggcgtccatgcaaccgctcttgtcgccagctagccttcgacgaccaccaGAGCTGttaccaagcgtcgttcatgccaccgcgccgcacactaaccggtaaggaagcgatggcatcccgccgtgccgagttcctcgccgcccacgaccgcacacagaatggtagggaagcggtggcatcccgccgtgccgagttcatcgccgctcgcgacctcacacctatgtgggcggaatttgaagctgccaaggccgaatgggcggtagagcaagaggcagccaaagccgcacagagggagcggaaaagtcagaaagtactcaagaaaagagaggcccgctgccgcaagaaagaagaggacgcacgcgctgctgcggagaggtcggcggagatccaagcacggtggggtgtcgccgacaaagccgggaaggagaacgatgGCGTCtgggcagcatgtgagaagtagtagtactagtagttagtgtgtgtgtctgtgtcgcccgtacgtttgtttaattaattacgagcatgtaccagtactactagttactactgtagtttttagagcaaattactagtacattagcctagactcaatggaaaaattcctatcctatgcatcaaatggcatctctttctctataggaattgagatgcatgtcatctcacttcctatgattttcatattcctataaaattcctatcctatgaaccaaaggaggcctctgctggagtaactactgtagctagcagtactgctagtacagtagttttcttcgaagtcatgatggttccttcgtccgagcaacttcacagtgggtaaggttgggcctgtgatttgacggctcattagtaattactgcggcgcgacgaccggggtgactcttccgtggagttctgcgggcatggcaagtggaccaggatggtcgacgtcccac
This genomic window from Aegilops tauschii subsp. strangulata cultivar AL8/78 chromosome 4, Aet v6.0, whole genome shotgun sequence contains:
- the LOC141021548 gene encoding uncharacterized protein → MAPIEDEEMAPGGMGSPGELHKVRVDVLDDSDVAACPVENAPEIVFDVAVRPVGIAPEIDSDAAVHPVDIAPEIDSDVTVSPVDIAPEIDFHAAIRAVVIAREIDDKK